In the Paludisphaera rhizosphaerae genome, one interval contains:
- a CDS encoding NAD-dependent epimerase/dehydratase family protein, protein MRVLMTGGYGCIGSWVVKKLVEGGHDVWVLDLVEDTHRLDLVLDADRRAAVRFIAGDVSDAAAVRKAVEETAATHILHLAGLQAPTCRANPIKGAMVNVVGTLAVFEAAADLREQVSRVVYASSAAVHGPPEEGATGPLADRIRLAPLTHYGAFKVCNELNARVYWLDRGVTSVGLRPWTVYGVGRDFGMTSEPTKAIKAVAADRPYQISYGGYQDLQYVGDVADTFIRGLEAPFEGAEAFNLRGAVEPIEAFVETLVQVVPAAAKLVSHGDRQLPIAPSLDDSRLQASLGPIPRTSLRQGIAETYERFAALRREARLDLSDLG, encoded by the coding sequence GTGCGGGTTTTGATGACGGGCGGCTACGGCTGCATTGGGTCGTGGGTCGTGAAGAAGCTGGTTGAAGGCGGGCACGACGTCTGGGTGCTGGATCTGGTCGAAGATACACACCGGCTCGATCTGGTCCTCGACGCTGACCGTCGCGCGGCGGTGCGGTTCATCGCGGGAGACGTCTCGGACGCGGCGGCGGTGCGGAAGGCCGTTGAGGAGACGGCGGCGACGCATATCCTTCACCTGGCGGGGCTCCAGGCGCCGACCTGTCGGGCGAACCCGATCAAGGGGGCGATGGTCAACGTGGTCGGCACGCTGGCGGTCTTCGAGGCGGCGGCCGACCTTCGCGAGCAGGTTTCACGCGTTGTCTACGCCAGCTCGGCGGCCGTCCACGGGCCGCCGGAGGAAGGGGCGACGGGGCCGCTCGCGGACCGCATCCGACTCGCCCCGCTGACGCACTACGGCGCGTTCAAGGTCTGCAACGAGCTGAACGCGCGGGTCTACTGGCTCGACCGGGGCGTGACGAGCGTCGGCCTGCGGCCGTGGACGGTCTACGGCGTTGGCCGGGATTTCGGCATGACCAGCGAACCGACGAAGGCCATCAAGGCCGTCGCCGCCGATCGCCCCTATCAAATCAGCTACGGCGGCTATCAGGACCTCCAGTACGTGGGAGACGTCGCCGATACGTTCATCCGCGGCCTGGAAGCCCCCTTCGAGGGTGCCGAGGCCTTCAACCTTCGCGGGGCCGTCGAACCGATCGAGGCGTTCGTCGAGACCCTCGTCCAGGTCGTCCCCGCTGCCGCCAAGCTCGTCAGCCACGGCGACCGGCAACTCCCCATCGCCCCCAGCCTCGACGACTCCCGCCTCCAGGCCTCCCTCGGCCCCATCCCGCGCACCTCGCTGCGACAGGGGATCGCCGAGACCTACGAGCGCTTCGCCGCCCTCCGTCGCGAGGCAAGGCTCGACCTGTCCGATCTGGGTTGA
- a CDS encoding PEP-CTERM sorting domain-containing protein: protein MLKHRVLLFGIAFMTTVASTQAASTIYTTSSSFTAAAPGTTLQNFDSSPNDFSPPISVTGFTVSQYGSNQGLYLGNTSYGTNQALEITTNTGGGITFTFASAITAFAFNVYDLGTLTGTTSLTYSLSNGSSFDSGSFITGYHSNSHGVEQFFGLTSTIGFTSISIANSQDGDVVDFDNVRYGFATTAVPEPSSIALLGAGLGFVGVRLVRGRRTRS from the coding sequence ATGCTCAAGCACAGGGTTTTGTTGTTCGGCATCGCGTTTATGACGACCGTCGCCTCCACGCAGGCGGCCTCGACGATCTATACGACGTCGTCGAGTTTCACGGCGGCCGCACCGGGAACGACGCTGCAGAATTTCGACAGCAGCCCGAACGACTTCAGTCCTCCGATCAGCGTCACGGGTTTCACGGTCAGCCAGTACGGCTCCAATCAGGGGCTGTATCTCGGCAACACGTCCTATGGAACGAACCAGGCCCTGGAGATCACGACGAACACCGGCGGTGGGATCACGTTCACCTTCGCGTCGGCGATCACGGCCTTCGCGTTCAACGTCTACGATCTCGGAACCCTGACCGGAACGACGTCGCTGACCTACAGCCTGAGCAATGGCTCATCCTTTGATTCGGGGAGCTTCATCACGGGCTACCATAGCAATTCACATGGGGTCGAACAGTTCTTCGGTTTGACGAGCACGATCGGCTTCACGTCGATCAGCATCGCGAATTCGCAGGACGGGGACGTGGTGGACTTTGACAACGTCCGGTACGGTTTCGCGACCACCGCGGTTCCTGAGCCGTCCAGCATCGCGCTGCTGGGGGCCGGCCTGGGATTCGTCGGCGTCCGCCTGGTGCGGGGCCGTAGGACTCGCTCCTGA
- a CDS encoding DUF3568 family protein: MIRRVVGRCSLAGLLLATAGCAVTSPRVVPASTPEEPGFSFSAGQGSQSFSASQVAVATAAGEALGDLGLHDVNVRRDGTVVRCEAVTSDNRSASVTIRSLGGSSAASARVGWFGDEALSRAILERIAVRLGELPPQPVSQSPPSTPGSNPFFSRSAVPDAVMLRDQADAPYTDRVIP, from the coding sequence ATGATACGTCGAGTGGTGGGGCGATGTTCACTGGCGGGCCTGCTGCTGGCCACGGCCGGATGCGCCGTCACCTCTCCGCGAGTCGTCCCCGCGTCGACCCCCGAGGAACCCGGGTTCTCGTTCTCGGCCGGTCAGGGCTCTCAGTCCTTCTCAGCCTCGCAGGTCGCGGTCGCGACGGCCGCCGGCGAGGCCCTCGGCGACCTGGGACTGCACGACGTCAACGTCCGACGCGACGGGACCGTCGTCCGTTGCGAGGCCGTGACCAGCGACAACCGATCGGCCTCGGTCACGATCCGCTCCCTGGGTGGTTCCTCGGCGGCCTCCGCGCGTGTCGGGTGGTTCGGCGACGAGGCCCTCTCTCGCGCGATCTTGGAGAGGATCGCCGTCCGACTTGGGGAACTTCCTCCTCAGCCAGTCTCCCAATCCCCACCGAGCACGCCCGGTTCCAACCCCTTCTTCTCACGCAGCGCCGTCCCCGATGCCGTCATGCTCCGCGACCAGGCCGACGCACCTTACACCGACCGCGTCATTCCCTGA
- a CDS encoding 30S ribosomal protein S1 produces the protein MVDRNLLREFDVNEEELASVVTADDGSKTLDHFLSEGQSFEIGGIVSGKVIEIVGDQVVVDVGYKSEGLVALNEWEDEPAPQPGDEVEVLLEGMEDETGEIVLSRKKAHRKRAWEQVISKHHENDVVRGKVTRKIKGGLLVDIGVNVFLPASQVDIRRPSDIADFIDQEIDCMILKIDEARHNIVVSRRKLIEQTREQQKKALLEEIAERQIRKGTVKNIADFGAFVDLGGIDGLLHITDMSWGRINHPSDMLKIDDQIEVMVLHVDKEREKIALGLKQKSASPWENVADKYPVGTRVVGEVVNVMSYGAFVKLEEGIEGLVHISEMSWTKRINHPSELVNTGDKIEVVVLGINKDKQEISLGMKQTQVNPWDQVANKYPPGTMVEGTVRNLTNYGAFIEIEEGIDGLLHISDMSWTRKIGHPNEVLEKGQRISCQVLNVDQDRKRIALGLKQLKEDPWETDIPGRYEPNDVVKGKVTKLTNFGVFVELEPGLEGLLHISELADHKVDSPEEVVKVGDEIEVKILRVDRGERKIGLSRKKAHWSPRDDEEEGGAESEAQAAPAKEPKEGQKELKGGLGGGGPLFSMGGTPSTDES, from the coding sequence ATGGTAGATCGCAACCTCCTTCGCGAATTTGACGTCAACGAAGAAGAGCTGGCCTCGGTGGTGACCGCCGACGACGGTTCGAAGACTCTCGACCACTTCCTGAGCGAGGGACAGAGCTTCGAGATCGGCGGCATCGTCTCCGGCAAGGTCATCGAGATCGTCGGCGACCAGGTGGTCGTCGACGTGGGATACAAGTCCGAGGGCCTCGTGGCCCTGAACGAGTGGGAAGACGAGCCCGCGCCGCAGCCCGGCGACGAGGTCGAGGTTCTGCTCGAAGGGATGGAGGACGAGACCGGCGAGATCGTCCTCTCCCGCAAGAAGGCTCACCGTAAGCGAGCCTGGGAGCAGGTCATCTCCAAGCACCACGAGAACGACGTGGTGCGCGGCAAGGTCACCCGCAAGATCAAGGGCGGCCTGCTGGTCGACATCGGCGTCAACGTCTTCCTGCCCGCCAGCCAGGTCGACATCCGCCGTCCGTCGGACATCGCCGACTTCATCGATCAAGAGATCGACTGCATGATCTTGAAGATCGACGAAGCCCGCCACAACATCGTCGTCAGCCGCCGCAAGCTGATCGAGCAGACCCGCGAGCAGCAGAAGAAGGCTCTGCTCGAGGAGATCGCCGAGCGTCAGATCCGCAAGGGCACCGTCAAGAACATCGCCGACTTCGGCGCGTTCGTCGACCTGGGCGGCATCGACGGCCTGCTGCACATCACCGACATGAGCTGGGGCCGCATCAACCACCCCAGCGACATGCTCAAGATCGACGACCAGATCGAGGTCATGGTCCTCCACGTCGACAAGGAGCGCGAGAAGATCGCCCTGGGTCTCAAGCAGAAGAGCGCGAGCCCCTGGGAGAACGTGGCCGACAAGTACCCGGTCGGCACCCGCGTCGTCGGCGAGGTGGTCAACGTCATGTCCTACGGCGCCTTCGTCAAGCTCGAAGAAGGCATTGAGGGCCTGGTCCACATCTCCGAGATGTCCTGGACCAAGCGCATCAACCACCCGAGCGAGCTGGTCAACACCGGCGACAAGATCGAGGTCGTCGTCCTTGGCATCAACAAGGACAAGCAGGAGATCTCGCTCGGCATGAAGCAGACCCAGGTCAACCCCTGGGATCAGGTCGCCAACAAGTACCCGCCGGGCACGATGGTCGAGGGCACCGTCCGGAACCTCACCAACTACGGCGCGTTCATCGAGATCGAGGAAGGCATCGACGGCCTTCTGCACATCTCCGACATGAGCTGGACCCGCAAGATCGGCCACCCCAACGAGGTTCTCGAGAAGGGTCAGCGGATCTCCTGCCAGGTGCTCAACGTCGATCAGGACCGCAAGCGGATCGCCCTGGGCCTCAAGCAGCTCAAGGAAGACCCGTGGGAGACCGACATCCCCGGCCGCTACGAGCCCAACGACGTCGTCAAGGGGAAGGTCACCAAGCTCACCAACTTCGGCGTCTTCGTCGAGCTTGAGCCGGGCCTGGAAGGCCTCCTGCACATCTCCGAGCTGGCCGACCACAAGGTCGACAGCCCCGAAGAGGTGGTCAAGGTCGGCGACGAGATCGAGGTCAAGATCCTCCGGGTCGACCGCGGCGAGCGCAAGATCGGCCTCTCCCGCAAGAAGGCCCACTGGTCGCCTCGCGACGACGAGGAAGAGGGTGGCGCCGAGTCCGAAGCCCAGGCCGCTCCCGCCAAGGAGCCGAAGGAAGGGCAGAAGGAACTCAAGGGCGGCCTCGGCGGCGGCGGCCCGCTCTTCAGCATGGGCGGCACGCCGTCCACCGACGAGAGCTGA
- a CDS encoding heavy metal translocating P-type ATPase, with product MSIATEMWELPVRGMTCGRCVRAVTQALEATPGVESANVDLESGRAAVSVDPAVASREAVEQAVRDAGYEVGSSKPAPPAPPTLVTIGGLVAKPLPAEPAPTPPAASNPEREEWNLAIGGMHCASCVGRVENALKGVAGVEDARVNLATERGTVVVDPARVDPADLAKAVADAGYSARREEAAFGAAAAARLREERAAAVDFWRKRLLVGVAATVPLLLLGFGSMFVPAWGHAAWVGWTMFGLAALLQVVLGGPYIQGAWNRLRQGAANMDTLIALGTSTAFIYSLVHLLRGDLHQSHYFMDAGIILTLITLGKFLEVRAKGDAGAAVERLLDLSPKTARRLDSAGGAIEVPLAELKRGDRVRVQPGETIPVDGDVVEGESEVDESMLTGESAPVAKRPGDRVTGATLNGDGALVIEAKRLGKESALEQIVRLVLAAQGSKSGVQRLADRISSVFVPVVLGIALATFLGWGLLGGDWSRAALNAAAVLIIACPCALGLATPMAVAVASGRGARAGLFIRETSALEKMDRIDTIVFDKTGTLTEGRPSLVEARALPGMTDAELIALIAAAEGPSEHPLARAFAGKGDGRSVADFRAIRGRGVSATVDGCKVLVGSRALLAEQGVDVGPLDEIVDAWEAGANTVLCAAVDGRAVGAAGLADRLKPHAREVVEKLQAEGSTVVLLTGDNPTTARAVGGELGLPAGRVIAGVLPDAKAATIEALRNDPGTKGVAMVGDGLNDAPALAAADVGVALGSGADLAKASADVVVSSGDLRAVPHAFKLGRETLHAIRQNLFWAFAYNTLGIPLAALGLFGRYGPMIAALAMSLSSVTVVARSSLLSKIDLED from the coding sequence ATGTCGATCGCAACCGAGATGTGGGAATTGCCTGTCCGAGGGATGACCTGCGGCCGTTGCGTTCGCGCCGTGACGCAGGCCCTGGAGGCGACTCCTGGGGTTGAGTCGGCGAACGTCGACCTGGAATCCGGCCGGGCCGCCGTGTCGGTCGATCCGGCCGTCGCGAGTCGCGAGGCCGTCGAACAGGCTGTGCGCGACGCCGGCTATGAGGTCGGCTCCTCGAAGCCGGCTCCCCCTGCTCCGCCGACGCTCGTGACGATCGGCGGGCTGGTAGCAAAGCCACTGCCGGCTGAACCGGCTCCGACTCCACCCGCCGCATCCAATCCCGAGCGTGAAGAGTGGAACCTGGCGATCGGCGGCATGCACTGCGCGAGTTGCGTCGGACGGGTTGAAAACGCCCTGAAAGGTGTAGCCGGGGTGGAAGACGCCCGGGTCAACCTGGCGACCGAACGAGGGACAGTGGTGGTCGATCCCGCTCGGGTCGACCCCGCGGACCTGGCAAAGGCCGTGGCTGACGCCGGGTACTCGGCGCGTCGCGAGGAGGCTGCGTTCGGGGCGGCGGCCGCGGCGAGGCTTCGTGAGGAGCGGGCGGCGGCCGTCGACTTCTGGCGCAAACGTCTTCTGGTCGGCGTTGCGGCCACGGTCCCCTTGTTGCTGCTTGGGTTCGGGTCGATGTTCGTTCCCGCCTGGGGTCATGCAGCCTGGGTTGGCTGGACGATGTTCGGCCTGGCGGCGTTGCTGCAGGTCGTGCTGGGGGGGCCTTACATCCAGGGGGCGTGGAATCGGCTGCGACAAGGGGCGGCCAACATGGACACCCTGATCGCGCTGGGGACTTCCACAGCGTTCATTTACAGCCTTGTCCATCTCCTCAGGGGGGACCTGCACCAATCCCACTATTTCATGGACGCGGGCATCATCCTGACGCTCATCACGCTCGGGAAATTCCTGGAGGTTCGGGCCAAGGGAGACGCCGGCGCGGCGGTTGAGCGGCTGCTGGACCTTTCGCCGAAGACCGCCCGAAGGCTGGATTCGGCGGGAGGGGCGATCGAGGTTCCTCTGGCCGAGTTGAAGCGGGGCGACCGCGTGCGGGTTCAGCCGGGCGAGACGATCCCCGTCGACGGCGATGTGGTCGAGGGCGAGTCCGAAGTCGACGAGTCGATGCTCACCGGCGAGTCGGCGCCTGTCGCCAAACGGCCCGGCGACCGCGTCACCGGGGCGACGCTCAACGGCGACGGCGCCCTGGTGATCGAGGCCAAGCGACTGGGGAAGGAAAGCGCACTGGAGCAGATCGTCCGCCTGGTTCTGGCAGCGCAGGGGTCCAAGTCGGGCGTGCAGCGGCTGGCCGACCGGATCTCGTCGGTCTTCGTGCCGGTCGTGTTGGGGATCGCCCTGGCGACCTTCCTGGGCTGGGGGCTGTTGGGGGGCGACTGGAGCCGAGCGGCGTTGAACGCGGCGGCGGTGCTCATCATCGCCTGCCCCTGCGCTCTGGGCCTGGCGACGCCGATGGCCGTCGCGGTCGCCAGCGGCCGAGGTGCCCGCGCGGGGCTGTTCATCCGGGAGACCTCCGCCCTGGAGAAGATGGACCGCATCGATACGATCGTCTTCGACAAAACCGGGACGCTGACCGAGGGCCGTCCCAGCCTCGTCGAGGCCCGCGCCCTGCCCGGTATGACCGACGCCGAATTGATCGCCCTGATCGCCGCCGCCGAGGGCCCCAGCGAGCATCCCCTGGCCCGCGCCTTCGCCGGCAAGGGGGACGGCCGAAGCGTTGCCGACTTCCGGGCGATTCGAGGCCGAGGCGTCTCGGCGACCGTCGACGGCTGCAAGGTGCTCGTCGGCTCGCGGGCTCTGCTCGCCGAGCAGGGAGTCGACGTTGGGCCGCTCGACGAGATCGTCGACGCCTGGGAGGCTGGGGCGAACACCGTCCTGTGCGCCGCGGTCGACGGCCGGGCGGTCGGCGCTGCCGGCCTTGCCGATCGGTTGAAGCCCCATGCGCGGGAGGTTGTCGAGAAACTCCAGGCCGAGGGCTCCACGGTCGTCCTGCTGACCGGCGACAATCCGACCACTGCGCGGGCCGTCGGCGGCGAGTTGGGGCTCCCAGCCGGCCGCGTGATCGCCGGCGTGCTCCCCGACGCCAAGGCGGCGACGATCGAGGCGCTGCGGAACGATCCGGGGACGAAGGGGGTGGCGATGGTCGGCGACGGCCTGAACGACGCCCCTGCCCTGGCGGCGGCGGATGTGGGGGTCGCTCTCGGCAGCGGAGCGGATCTGGCGAAGGCGTCGGCCGACGTGGTGGTTTCCTCCGGAGACCTCCGCGCCGTTCCGCATGCGTTCAAACTGGGCCGAGAGACCCTCCACGCCATCCGTCAGAACCTGTTCTGGGCCTTCGCCTATAACACGCTGGGCATCCCCCTGGCGGCGCTCGGCCTGTTCGGTCGATACGGCCCGATGATCGCGGCCCTGGCGATGTCGCTCAGCTCGGTGACGGTTGTCGCCCGATCGAGCCTGCTCTCGAAAATCGATCTGGAGGATTGA